Sequence from the Amycolatopsis sp. NBC_00345 genome:
GTCGTAGTCGGCCGCCTGGATCAGCTTCAGGAGGATGTTCTCGACGTCCTCGCCGACGTACCCGGCCTCGGTCAGCGCCGTGGCGTCCGCGATGGCGAACGGCACGTTCAGCAGCTTCGCCAGCGTCTGCGCGAGGTAGGTCTTGCCGCAGCCGGTGGGGCCGAGCATCAGGATGTTGGACTTCGCCAGCTCGACCGGCTCGTCCTTGGAGTCCTTGGGCCCGGCCTTGTCGTCGGCCTGGATGCGCTTGTAGTGGTTGTACACCGCGACGGCCAGCGTCTTCTTCGCGTCGTCCTGGCCGATGATGTACTGCTCGAGGAACTCGTGGATGTCGGCGGGCTTCGGCAGCTCGTCGAGCTTCACGTCGCCGGCTTCGGCCAGCTCCTCTTCGATGATCTCGTTGCAGAGGTCGATGCACTCATCGCAGATGTAGACCCCGGGGCCGGCAATGAGCTTCTTCACCTGCTTTTGGCTCTTCCCGCAGAAAGAACATTTCAGCAGGTCGCCGCCGTCACCGATCCGTGCCATGGCCGTTGACCTCGTCCCCTCCGGTGCGCGAAACACGCACCTGACACTGTCTCGCCGCCCCGGCCGCTGCCCGATCGCACCGGGGCCTCACGCATTGCCACTGACGGTACCCGTCCGAAGCCGCGAGCGGGAACACCCGGGCCCGTACCGGGCACGTAGGGCTCGACACTAGACCAGGAAACCGGTACGTGTCGTCAGTTCGACACGCACCGGTCCCGGTGAATCAGTTGGCCGAGGCCTTCCGGTACGGAAGCACCTCGTCGATCAGGCCGTAGGCCTTGGCCTCTTCGGCGGTGAGGATCTTGTCCCGCTCGATGTCGGCCTTGATCTGGTCCGGCTCCTTGTTCGTGTGCTTCGCCAGGATGACCTCCATCTGACGCCGCACCCGCTGGATCTCGTTGGCCTGGATCTCCAGGTCGGAGACCTGGCCGTAGGTGCCCTCGGTGGCCGGCTGGTGGATCAGCACCCGCGCGTTCGGCAGCGCCATGCGCTTGCCCGGGGTACCGGCCGCCAGCAGCACCGCGGCGGCCGAGGCCGCCTGGCCGAGGCACACGGTGGAGATGTCCGGGCGGATGTACTGCATGGTGTCGTAGATCGCCATCAGCGACGTGAACGACCCACCCGGGGAGTTGATGTAGATGCTGATGTCGCGGTCCGGGTCCTCGTGCTCGAGGTGCAGCAGCTGGGCCATCACGTCGTTGGCCGACGCGTCGTCCACCTGCACCCCGAGGAAGATCGTCCGCTCCTCGTACAGCTTGTTGTACGGGTTGGACTCCTTCACGCCGTAGCTGGTGCGCTCGACGTAGGAGGGCAGGATGTACCGCGACTGCGGGGTCTGCGGAGCCCGGAAGTCACCCGGGAGCCGGAAATTGCTCATGAGAGGTCTCCTGTGTGCTTCGCGCTCAGTTGGTCGGGTTGAGGCTGTTGCCGTCGCCGCGGGTCAGCACGTGGTCGACGAAGCCGTACTCCTTCGCCTCCTGCGCGGTGAACCAGCGGTCGCGGTCGCCGTCCTTGATGATCTGCTCGGTGGTCTGGCCGGTCTGGTCCGCCGTGATCTTGGCCAGCTCCTGCTTCCACTTGTTGAACAGATCAGCCTGGATCGCGATGTCCGAGGCCGTGCCGCCGACCCCGGCCGACGGCTGGTGCATCAGGATCCTGGCGTGCGGGAGCGCGTACCGCTTGCCCGGCGTGCCCGAGGAGAGCAGGAACTGCCCCATCGAGGCCGCCATGCCCATGGCGTAGGTCGCCACGTCCGGCTTGATCAGCTGCATGGTGTCGTAGATGGCGAACCCGGCGGTGACCGAGCCGCCCGGCGAGTTGATGTAGAACCGGATGTCGGACTCGGAGTCGTCCGCGTCGAGCAGCAACAGCTGCGCGGTGATCCGGTTGGCGATCTCGTCGTTGACCTCGGAACCGAGGACGACGATGCGCTCCTGGAGCAACCGCTCGAACACCGAGTCGGTGAGGGTCAGCCCCGCGGTGCCGGTCCGCCCCTCGGGCATGTGCTGCTTCACGTCTGCCTGCCTTTTCGCCGGCGGCGGCCCTGTGTCGAACCGGGCGCCGCTGTCGTATTTCAGATGCTTGACTAACAGTGCCGTTCGTTACCAATCCGACGTCAGCCACGGCGGAAAGGGCTTCCGCCGAGCAGATCGGCTGCAGCCCGTGTCCGCCTGCTTCCGGTCGAATTGCTAACACCCGACCCTAACGAACTTGGGCGGTGCAGAATGCCTCACACCGCCCAAGTTCGCTTACAGCTTCACTCCGCCGGGGTCTTGGCCGCTTCCTCGGTGACCTGGGTCTCCTCCACGGTCCCCTCGACGACCGCCGGGGTGTCGGCCTCGTCGCCGGCGCCGAACAGCTCCGAGAGGTCGACCTCCTCGCCCGAGGCGTTCTTGACCGTGGTGCCGCGGACCACCGAGGCGAGCGCCTTGCCGCGGCGCACGTCGGCGTAGATCGCGGTCAGCTGGCCCGACTGCTGGGCGCGCTGCACGTACTCGTCCGGGCTGACGCCGAAGCGCTGGGCCTGGTACACGATCCGCTCGGTGAGCTCGCCGTCGTTGACCGACGTCTGCTCCTTGTCGGCGATGGTGTCCAGCAGCAGCTGCGTGCGGACGGCCTTCTCCGACTCCTCCTGGACCTCGGCGTTGAACTCGTCCAGCGTGCGGCCCTCGGCCTCGAGCGCCTTCGCGAACTGTTCCTCGTCGTGGTCGAACGGGTGCACCGCGTCGTGCTTGCGGTTCTCGATCTCGCCCTCGAGCACCTTCTCCGGGATCGGCACCTCGGTGCGCTCCAGGAGGATGTCGAGGACCTGGTCGCGAGCCTGCACGCCCTGCTGCATCTTCTTGACCCGGGCGAGGCGCTCGCGCAGATCGGCCTTCAGCTCGTCGATCGTGTCGAACTCGCTGGCCAGCTGGGCGAACTCGTCGTCGGCCTCCGGCAGCTCGCGCTGCTTGACCGACTGGACGGTCACGGTCACCTCGGCGTCGTTGCCCGCGTGGTCGCCGGCGACCAGCTGGGTGGTGAACGTCTTGGTGTCGCCGGCGCTCGCGCCGATGATCGCGTCGTCGATGCCGTCCACGAGCTGGCCGGAGCCGATCTCGTAGGACAGGCCGGTGGTGGAGGCCTCCTCCACGGTCTCGCCGTCGACGGTCGCCGACAGGTCGACGGAGACGAAGTCGCCGTTCTCGGCCGGGCGCTCGACACCGGTCAGGGTGCCGAAGCGGGCGCGCAGCTCGTCCAGCTGCTCGTCGACCTCCGTGTCGGTGGTCTCGACGTCGTCGACGCTGATCTCAAGACCCGCGAGGTCCGGCAGCTCGATCTCCGGCCGCACGTCCACCTCGGCGGTGAACTCGAGCACCTCGCGGTCCTCGATCTTGGTCACCTCGAACTCGGGCTGGCCCAGCGTGCGGACCTCCCCGGCGCGGACGGCCTCGATGTACTTGGCCGGGATGGCCTCGTTGACGACCTCGTCGAGCACCGGCGCACGGCCGATCCGGCTTTCCAGGACGCGAGCGGGCGCCTTGCCGGGCCGGAAGCCCGGGATGCGCACCTGCTGGGCGATCTTGCGGTAGGCGCGGTCGAAGTTCGGCTTGAGCTCGTCGAACGGCACCTCGACATTGATCTTGACTCGCGTCGGGCTGAGCTGCTCGACGGTGCTCTTCAAGGTCTTCTCCTCGAGCGGTAAACGATGGGGTGGGACAATCCGCGGATTGGCCCCGGTCACCTGCAGACCGGGACGACCGAGTCTAGGCCAGGGGTACGGGCGGACCTGGTCGGGGGCCACCGGGGCACCCCGCCGAGCAGCGGCGGCGCGTCCGCACCGGCCCGGGCGGGAGCCGTGTCACCCAGTATGTACGCCTCGGTCAGTACGCCTCCGGGCCCTTCGCACCGCGCCCGCGCGCTGCCGGAGCCGCTCGCGATCCGGGGGAGAGCAGATGTACAAATGCTGTCCGATTGTCTAGCGTGTCAGCGCTCGACCGAGTAGCGCTCGACCGAGGAGCCCGCCGGATGCCCGTCGTCGACAGCCGCCCGCCCGGAGCCGGGGAAAAGGGACGCTCCGCCGTCCCCGGCCCGCGGCTCGCCCTGCCTCCGGTGTCGCTCCCCGCGCTCGCGCTGTTCTTCGGCGGGCTCACGCTGTGGGCCACGGCGACCTGGCTGCTGCTGGCGGGCCTCGCGTCGCCCTGGCTGACCATCCCGCTGCACACGGCCGTCACCTTCACCATGTTCACCGTCGCGCACGAGTCGGCGCACCACACGGCCGGCAGGCTGACCTGGCTGAACGAGGTCCTCGGCCGGCTGTCGACGCTGTTCGTCGCCGCCTACGGCTCGTTCCCGCTGCTGCGCTCCCTCCACCTCGGCAGCCACCACCGGGGCAGCCGCGCCGACCCGGGCGCGTGGATTTCGGAGGGTCCCTGGTGGCAGCTGCCGTTCCGCTGGCTGACGATCGACTTCTCCTTGGCGCGCCACCACTTCGGGCACGCCCGCGAACGGCCGCCGGGCGAGCGCGCCGAAGGGCTGGTCGCGCTGTCCGCGTTCACCGCGCTGGCGGCGGTGCTGATCGCGACCGGGTACGGCTGGGAGCTGCTGGTGGCCTACCTGATCCCGCAGCGGCTGGGGCTCGGGCTGGTGATGTGGTGGTTCGGCTGGCTGCCGCACCACGGCCCCGCCCCGGCGCCGGCGGAGGGCCGCCCCGGTGGCTCGCGGCTGCGGGCGGGGCTGAAGTGGCTGATGACGCCGGTGCTGCTGCACCAGACCTACCACCTGCTGCACCACCTCCGCCCCGCCGTCCCGTTCCACCGCTACCTGCGCACGCGGACCGTCAACCGCGAGGAGTACCTGGCGCGCGACGCGCCGATCACCATCGCGTGGGGCCGCGAGCTGACCACGACGGAACACCGCGCGTGGCACCGGCTGACGAAGAGCTTCGCCGAGCCGCCCGCGCCCCCGGCCACGCCGTTACCCGGCCCGCGGCGGTTCCACCGGCTGCGCGTGGACCGCGTCGAGCCCACGGGCCAGGACGCCGTCGTGATCACCTTCGCGGTGCCGGACGAGCTGCGCGAGACGTTCCGGCACCGGCCCGGCCAGCACGTGGCGGTGCGCGCCCTGATCGGCGGGCTGCCGGTGCGGCGCACGTACTCGATCTGCTCGGCCGCGGGCACCGGCCTGCTGCGCATCGCGGTGCGGCGGCGCGACGGCGGGGCGTTCTCCTCGTACGTCAACTCGCGTCTGCGGCCCGGCGACCAGCTGGACGTGCTGCCGCCTTCGGGCGGGTTCACGCTGACGCCCGTGCCGGGCCGGGCCGCGCACTACGTCGCGCTCGCGGCGGGCAGCGGCATCACCCCGGTGCTGTCGATCCTCGCGACCGCGCTGCGCGACGAGCCGCACAGCCGCGCGACCCTGTTGTTCGTCAACACTTCCGGCGCCACGGCGATGTTCGCCGACGAGATCGGCGCGCTGGCGCGGCAGTGGGCGGGACGGCTGCACGTCATCCACTACCGCACCGACGAGCGTGACCCGGACCTGCACCAGCACCGCCCGGCCCGGCACTTCGACACCGTCGGCGAGGCACTGGCGATCTCGCACGAGCGTTACCTCAGCGGCCGCCTCGACGGCACCCGGCTGCGCGCCCTGCTGCAGAACCGGCTGCACCCGGCCAAAGTCGGCCAATGGTTCCTGTGCGGCCCGCGCGGCCTGCTGGACCAGGTCCGGCGGACGCTGTCGGAGAACTACGTGCCGGACGAGGACGTCCACTTCGAACTGTTCGCGGGAGCGCCCGCGCGCAGGCCGCAAGGGGCACCGGCGGACCTGTCGGTGACCATGGGGCACAGGACGACCGAAATGGTCACGGAGCCGGGCGAGACCGTGCTGGACGCTTCGCTGCGCGCGGGCCTCGACGTGCCGTACTCCTGCACCGGCGGCGCGTGCGGCAGCTGTGTGGCGAGGCTGGTGCGCGGCCGCGTCGACATGGACGTCCGCTACGCCCTCACCGAAGCCGACGTGGCGGAGAACCGCATCCTGACCTGCCGCGCCCGGCCGACCACCGCCGAACTGGCCGTCGACTACGACCACTGAGCAGCCGGTACGGTCCTGCTCATGAGTGACGCCGCGGCTGCCGTTTCCCGGCTCACGGGCCGCGCGGTCACCGGCGAGCGGCGGCTGTCCGGGGCGTTGACCGAAGCCGTCCTGGACGGCGGGGACGTCGTGCTGGTCAAGCGGGGCCACGCGCCGGGCGCCACCGCCGCCGAAGCCGCGGGGCTCCGCTGGCTGGCCGAACCCGCCGTGGTGCCGATCCCGGTCGTCCACGGCCATGACGAGCACTGGCTGGTCCTCGACCGGATCGACACGGGGCGGCCGGACGAACGGACGGCGGAGCGGCTGGGCCGAAACCTCGCCGCCCTGCACGCCGCCGGCGCCCCCGCGTTCGGCTCCCCTCCCCCGGACGCCCCGGCCGGCGCGTGGATCGGCCTGGCCCCGATGGACAACACCCCGGGCCCGGACTGGCCCGAGTGGTACGCCGAGCACCGCGTCCGGCCCTACGTCCGCCTCGCCCGGGACGAGGGCACCCTGACGGCCGACGAGGCCGGGGTGTTCGACCGCGTCTGCCACCGCCTCCCGTTGGTGTCCGGCCCGCCGGAACGCCCGTCCCGCCTGCACGGCGACCTGTGGAACGGCAACGCCGGCGTGGACGCGGAGCCGCGCGTACCTCATCGACCCCGCGACCCACGGCGGCCACCGCGAAACCGACCTGGCGATGCTGCGCTTGTTCGGCTGCCCCCAGCTGGACCGGGTCCTCGGCGCCTACGCCGAAACCACGCCCCTGTCCCCCGGCTGGCGCGAACGGATCGAGCTGCACCAGCTGTTCCCGCTCTTGGTGCACGCGGTCCTGTTCGGCCGCTCGTACGCCACCCAGGCTTTGTCGATCGCCCGCGGATTGTCCTGACACACAAGGGTTCCCGCCGATGACCGTCCTATATAGACGGACTATCCCGCGCCCGGCGGGGTGCCGCCCGGGCCGCCGGTGGACGTGCTGGTTTCCGTGATCGAAGTGGCGGTGGCGGTGGTGCCCGAGGTGGTGGCGACGATGGTGACCGCTTCGCCCTTGGTGACGCCCGTCGCGGTGGTGGAGTCGATGGTGTAGACCTTCGTGAAGCCGTCGTCGCTCTGGGCGGTCAGGGAAGTGGCGCTGAGAGCCGTGACCTTGCCCTTCTGGAGGAACTCGGTGACGTAATCGCCGTTGGTGCCGGTGGTGACGAATTCGCCGTGCAGAGCGGTGCTCAACGTCGCCGCGCCGCCGGGCGCGCCTCGGCCGCCCATCTGGCCCGCGCCGGGCCCGCCGCCGGTCGCGCCCGTGGCGTCCGTAGTGGACGACGCCGAACTCGCCGCCCAGATCCCCGCGCCGCCGCCCACGACGATCACCGCGGCGACCCCGCCCGCGACCCACTTGCGGCGGCCGCTCCAGGGCGCACCGCCGCCGGGCGGCGGGGGCGTGGCCCCACCCCAAGTGTCCGGCGTGGACGGTCCGGAACCCGGCGGCACGGCACCTCCCGAAGGCCCGGGCGGCGCCGCGGGCGAGCCGTAGCCCGAAACCGGTTGGCCCGGTACCGCGGGCGAGCCATAGGCCGGACCGGGCCCAGCGGGGCGGCCGCTCATGCCCGCGCCGTAGTAACCGTTCGGTGCCGCAGAACCACCGGGCGCGGAATTCGGCCAGGCCGCGGGCCCCGCGTTCGGCGGGACGGGCGGCCGAGGCGGGACGGGCGGCGTAGGCGTCTGGCCGCTGCGAGGTGTGGTCATGACTGTCACTCCTTAGGTACACAAGGGATCTGAAACCCACCGTGGTCAGCGACGCTGTGTACGCACTGTGGCTGCCGTCAGCTAGTGCTGTGACCGGCTTTTCGCCGCATCCGTGACATTCCCGCGATCCCTCGCACAGCCGACTCACAGGCAGCACACATCGCTCCCACACTCTGGGCCCGCACGCTCTTGGCATGGCACTTCGCGCGAAGGGAGCACCCGGCCGGCTGACCCGGTTCGGGCGGCTTTCGCTGCGCATGAAGCTCACGTTGTCGATCGTCTTGCTGCTGTCGCTGGTGTGCCTGGTGATCGGGGTGGTGAGCGAGTTCGCGCTGAGCGCCTTCCTCACCGACCAGACCGACGGGCAGCTCTACGCCGCCGCCGACCGGGCCAAGGACTTCGCCGTGCACGGGGGGCCGCGGGGTGGGAACAACCCGCTCGACGCGCCCGGGCAAGGCGCCGGGACCGTCAACGCGCACCTCGTCGGCAACCAGCTCGTCGACGGCGGCTCCCTCTCGCAGCACGGGCAGCTGGTCAGGCTCACCCCCGCGCAGCTGGACGTCCTGCAGACGGTGCCCGTCGACGGCAAGGCCTACGACCGCACCCTCGACGAGCTCGGCGACTACCGCATCACCGCGTCGGCCATCCCGGGCGGTGTGGTCATCACGGGTGTCCCCCTCGAGCCCGTGCACCTGACACTGCTGACGGTCGGGCTGATCCTGTTCGGCGTCGCCGCGGTGGGGGTCACCGGGGCGGCGATCATCGGGGCCTTCGCGGTCCGTCGCACGCTTCGGCCGCTCGAACGCGTCGCGACGACGGCCGCGCGGGTGTCCGAGCTGCCGCTGGACCGGGGCTACGTCGACCTCTCCGTGCGGGTCCCCGACGGCGACACCAACCCGCGCACCGAGGTCGGCCAGGTCGGCTCGGCGCTGAACCTCATGCTGGGCCACATCTCCGCCGCGCTGGAGGCGCGGCACGCGAGTGAGCTGCGCGTCCGCCAGTTCGTCGCCGACGCCAGCCACGAGCTGCGGACGCCGCTCGCCGCCATCCGCGGGTACGCCGAGCTGGCCGGGCGCGGGCGGATGCTGGTGCCGCCGGACATCGCGCGGTCGATGACCCGCATCGAGTCGGAGGCCGACCGGATGACCATGC
This genomic interval carries:
- a CDS encoding ATP-dependent Clp protease proteolytic subunit; translation: MSNFRLPGDFRAPQTPQSRYILPSYVERTSYGVKESNPYNKLYEERTIFLGVQVDDASANDVMAQLLHLEHEDPDRDISIYINSPGGSFTSLMAIYDTMQYIRPDISTVCLGQAASAAAVLLAAGTPGKRMALPNARVLIHQPATEGTYGQVSDLEIQANEIQRVRRQMEVILAKHTNKEPDQIKADIERDKILTAEEAKAYGLIDEVLPYRKASAN
- a CDS encoding ClpP family protease; this translates as MKQHMPEGRTGTAGLTLTDSVFERLLQERIVVLGSEVNDEIANRITAQLLLLDADDSESDIRFYINSPGGSVTAGFAIYDTMQLIKPDVATYAMGMAASMGQFLLSSGTPGKRYALPHARILMHQPSAGVGGTASDIAIQADLFNKWKQELAKITADQTGQTTEQIIKDGDRDRWFTAQEAKEYGFVDHVLTRGDGNSLNPTN
- the tig gene encoding trigger factor encodes the protein MKSTVEQLSPTRVKINVEVPFDELKPNFDRAYRKIAQQVRIPGFRPGKAPARVLESRIGRAPVLDEVVNEAIPAKYIEAVRAGEVRTLGQPEFEVTKIEDREVLEFTAEVDVRPEIELPDLAGLEISVDDVETTDTEVDEQLDELRARFGTLTGVERPAENGDFVSVDLSATVDGETVEEASTTGLSYEIGSGQLVDGIDDAIIGASAGDTKTFTTQLVAGDHAGNDAEVTVTVQSVKQRELPEADDEFAQLASEFDTIDELKADLRERLARVKKMQQGVQARDQVLDILLERTEVPIPEKVLEGEIENRKHDAVHPFDHDEEQFAKALEAEGRTLDEFNAEVQEESEKAVRTQLLLDTIADKEQTSVNDGELTERIVYQAQRFGVSPDEYVQRAQQSGQLTAIYADVRRGKALASVVRGTTVKNASGEEVDLSELFGAGDEADTPAVVEGTVEETQVTEEAAKTPAE
- a CDS encoding fatty acid desaturase, producing the protein MPVVDSRPPGAGEKGRSAVPGPRLALPPVSLPALALFFGGLTLWATATWLLLAGLASPWLTIPLHTAVTFTMFTVAHESAHHTAGRLTWLNEVLGRLSTLFVAAYGSFPLLRSLHLGSHHRGSRADPGAWISEGPWWQLPFRWLTIDFSLARHHFGHARERPPGERAEGLVALSAFTALAAVLIATGYGWELLVAYLIPQRLGLGLVMWWFGWLPHHGPAPAPAEGRPGGSRLRAGLKWLMTPVLLHQTYHLLHHLRPAVPFHRYLRTRTVNREEYLARDAPITIAWGRELTTTEHRAWHRLTKSFAEPPAPPATPLPGPRRFHRLRVDRVEPTGQDAVVITFAVPDELRETFRHRPGQHVAVRALIGGLPVRRTYSICSAAGTGLLRIAVRRRDGGAFSSYVNSRLRPGDQLDVLPPSGGFTLTPVPGRAAHYVALAAGSGITPVLSILATALRDEPHSRATLLFVNTSGATAMFADEIGALARQWAGRLHVIHYRTDERDPDLHQHRPARHFDTVGEALAISHERYLSGRLDGTRLRALLQNRLHPAKVGQWFLCGPRGLLDQVRRTLSENYVPDEDVHFELFAGAPARRPQGAPADLSVTMGHRTTEMVTEPGETVLDASLRAGLDVPYSCTGGACGSCVARLVRGRVDMDVRYALTEADVAENRILTCRARPTTAELAVDYDH
- a CDS encoding sensor histidine kinase → MALRAKGAPGRLTRFGRLSLRMKLTLSIVLLLSLVCLVIGVVSEFALSAFLTDQTDGQLYAAADRAKDFAVHGGPRGGNNPLDAPGQGAGTVNAHLVGNQLVDGGSLSQHGQLVRLTPAQLDVLQTVPVDGKAYDRTLDELGDYRITASAIPGGVVITGVPLEPVHLTLLTVGLILFGVAAVGVTGAAIIGAFAVRRTLRPLERVATTAARVSELPLDRGYVDLSVRVPDGDTNPRTEVGQVGSALNLMLGHISAALEARHASELRVRQFVADASHELRTPLAAIRGYAELAGRGRMLVPPDIARSMTRIESEADRMTMLVEDLLLLARLDAGRPLEVAEVDLARLVADTVGDAHVAGPGHVWQLRLPDEPILVHGDVQRLHQVLANLLANARVHTPPGTTVVTALARSADGSAVVTVTDNGPGIPPDLLPAVFERFARGDSSRSRAAGSTGLGMAIAAAVLVAHHGTIEVHSRPGRTEFAVRLPTVVPAQRSHAVPQLGARRARKPGPPPNNLRAS